ACTCAAAGTCCCCCTCCGTCACTGGCCGGCAGAAAACGTAGGATGTCCCGCCTTTCCTCGGTAAAACGCTTCCCAGGTCTTGGGGTGTCCGATGGCAGCCGTCGCCGTTTCTATGGAAACACGACACCGTGTTTCATTGGTCCACATTACTGCCCGAACAGAAATGAAGGCTGTGATTGGATTGTTTTTCCAATAGCGTAAGTCTGACGTCAATAAATATGTGTTTATGTGTCGTAGTATTggggagaggggaaaaaaaagcattgGGGGGAtaaaaagaaagaatgaaaaataGCTTTGGGGAGAATGAGACTGCCCGCATCCCATTGGGTGACACCAGTACGGGCTGTGACTGACAGCACGTGATTATACCGTCTTCCGCGGGTTGTAAGGCGTCATTTATCCGCTCACTGCATGTGACAGCATCCTGAAATATCCAAGGCAAGCATCTTTGACAACATTCATAAAAAATTAAAGCTATGGGctctttattattttcaaaCCCTTCGGTATTCCTGACTGGCGCTGTTGTCATTTGTCCTGACAGCTGCTTTGCTAAAATCAGTGGATGATCGTTATATTCGAATGTCTGCAGCTCAATGCGTGTAACAGCCTCTGTATTGTATAAGCCTTTGTTACATAAAAAAGCAAGAATGCATTAAAttaatgtagctaattttaaaTTTGCTTATTCTTTCGTTTTCTGTGCATTTAAACGGACAGCTGGGCAAAGGCGGGAGTCAGTCAAAAgtcagtaaaataaaaaatactgggAGAACAaacagttttatttaaaaaataaaacgaaGAAAATACAAGCCGTACAAGCAAATACATAGAGTACAATGTATCACAATTTAACACTTTAATCTAAATTCGGTAGTATAATCCCCATTTTTCTCCCCATTTTTTGTGCACCTATTTTATTCACAGATGTAAAATATAAGATACTGCTTTATATAAATAGTAGTTTGTCAGCATATTATCATGACTATTTATGCTTATGTGTAAAGACAGCCCTTCTTAAAAGACTCCATGAGGGTTACTACAGAGGGCAGCAGAGGACAGGGCTTTGTGCTTCTACTTAGCTGGTGGGAATGCCTTCTTCTTCCTCCCTAACCACAGGGAGCTGGTTGCTGCTGCGGGCCTGCACATCTCCAGAGACTGTCTGCAGTGGGATACTGTCCACTGTACCTTGGACGAGCAGGTGAAAGCGAGGGTCAGTATCAGGGGAAGAGGAAAGTATACTGGAGTTTCTTTTCTATTGCTTAAGTACtgtaacatttaaaaacacactgCAACTAATATTATAATTTGaatgaaaaacaaagacaaTATTCATTGCATGTTTAATTGCACAATTACATTATAACCAGGTTTGTACATTTAATTCGATGTAATAAGAATATATCATGACATAGTGACATGCTATTTCAGTTTATTAGGAATACAAAATGACAATCACAATAAATCCATTGTTCAAGTAAAATATAGAAATAGGGTTTTTAGTAGAGATAGattataaagcacattatttACCCCCTGGAGTCTCAGTGACTTCGCTGAGAGGTGGCACGGATTCTAGAGTGTTGGCATACTTTTTTGCTGCCTGTCGCTTGGCCTGCCGGGCCTCAATCTCCTTTTTGGTCCTCGGTATTCGACACTTGAAGATGCAGCACAGTGTTATTACTTAGtgaagaaaaacagaaacatacGGAAGCTTAAGCAGTGACAAAGACTTAGCTAGACCAAGTTTAAAAATTACGTGCGTTTTCAAAATTAGTCTGTGGGCTTAATGAGATGCAAATATGTTTGTGGTTTGTCCCATTTTAAGCTGGCAAGATTGAGTCCTATTTgaaaaagtatgaaaaaatCAAATACTTTTTTCAATTAGAAGAGTGTTTTTAACGTTTTAAGCATTCGTACTGATATACTATTCATTTGTCTGTGTCATTCAGAAGAAGATAACCATTTCTGCTGGTCTGTCAGAGCTTGTTTTGGTGTCAATATTGCACCACAATTTTGTGGCGGAATAAATCATTATTTTAGTATTAAAAATTTACATAAAGTCAGTAAGGATATTCTGTTTATTGGCAAAACAGTCAGCAGTTGGCTCAATAACAGTTTCACAAACACAAGGCATTCGGTTAACATGTTTCAGCAGAAAATCCCCCATGTCTTCTTGGCTCTTCTGCAGAGATGGGGGTCACTTATGTGTTGCCTTGCTTTGGTTCTTCTGGCCTATTTAAGTTCTGTGGGGTTGATGTCTGGAGACTGGAAGGCCAAACCACTAGTTTGATTTTTTGCCTTCACCAGATAATTCTTGCACTATTTTGAGGTGTGTTTGGGTCAGTATCTTAATGAGTAATGGAGGACTGCGCAATCAGCCGTAATCCTGGTGGAATCATGCTATCATAGACATGCTATCATGGGGCTGTGGAGACCATGCTGTCTACGGGGCCACTGATGACCTTCTTATAATAAGATTGCATGCCTTGCTAATGAAAATGCTTACAAgcttttaaaaaagtaaaataattgtgtatttatgtttaaattgttTAATCTAATGAAAATAAGACAACCTCCCTGAACATCTACAGTACCTCAACTgcttatccactagagggcagaaAAATTTAGAAATGCCAGATAACCAAACTGCACGTCTGGACTGAAGTATCTGGATGAAACCCACACAAGACAGGGAGAATATGCCCAGTGAGGAACTTTCCAACCCGGAAGTGTGTGGTAACAGTACTACCCACGGCTTCACTCTGCTATTGAATATAACTGGtaattgtttgttaaaatgGACTTACTGATTGAAAGTACGAATATTGAAAAGACACCAATGACTTGCCACAAACGCAGACCCCAAAACACAACAGTTTCTGATGTAACAGGCTCTGTCTTCTTCTTTGTTGGCCGTGTTGTAAAAAACTAGAAGAAAAAGATATTCTATTAGAAAAAGTAGCTGCAGGAAAAAgaagatttatttaaaataatatttaggACAatctattgatttttttccccatgacCCTCTTTaagataagtggttggaagatgaatggatatatgaataattaattatttttcataaatattaaGGAAAATTCAAGATTGATTTTAGGTTTCAAGGTTCAaggttactttattgtcatcagcagcttcatacATGTATAACGAGTGATGAAACAACGTTTGTCCATGGCCCCAGTGTAACATATAGTGACATATAGTATActtaacatcacagtaacagggcatgcaaacaggcagtaaataaaAAGTGCAGAGATTTTACAGTTTTTAGCAGAGCTATGCAGTGTAAGTggttatgtattattttctgTCAGATTACTGTTTAATTCAGGGTTAGTTCAGGATACCAGCCCATTCCATGCCACCAACACACACTGTCTTTGGACAGCGGGAGGAAACTCAGGTACCCAGAGGCCCCTCTGTGACTCAGAGAGACTGTGTGAGCACACAGTTGGATGTGAACTTAAGAAGCAGTAGTGCTACCTAATGAGCTGACAAGTCTATTCAAAGGCTGAAATTACCTGTAAATACTAACATTCATAGTGCAGCAATGTTTTGTatctgttttcattattatagATGATGGGCTGGCTAACCCTAACctacagtattttattgtattgtacaAGTGTAAACACAGTGTCAGAATCAGTCTGGGTTGCATGCCAGAGAAATGGCTATGAATGGTATCCTAGGTGCAGATAACAatggaataaaagaaaaacccTCATATCCAGTGACTTCTGGCCCACAATATTCAATTGCTTCATAAATTGTGGTCCAAGAATAATTCAATTAGAGTAGCTAGATCTGTTCCACTAAGCAGAAAATGTATATCCACAGTAGAATAATCAATTGTCCTGCATTACAGTAGCATTATTTGATTGTATATTGTAGGAGAATGACATTAAACCTGAGTAGTCGTGTGTTATAGGGAGATTGAAGAGGGTACAATGCCAATGTTGTCCAGCtatgtaatttaatttgtcCTAAAAAGCTGTGGGAAAACAGGTCAATATGTACTGGAAACCTGAATTCTTCCAGGCATGCTGGATTCTGTCAACATCCCGAGAATTCAACACCAAAGTAATTGTACCCTTCGACTGTAAAGCTTGTTTTCAGCACCCCTGCTTACTGAAACATCAAATGATGCTACACATTTGTTTGTGTTGAATGATGTGATGAACAAACAGCATCCGATGGCATTTTTGTGGCTAAACATACCCTTTTAAGGAGAGAGGTCCAAGGAGAATGGCCAGATAGGAAAGCCACAAGTGAGACAATAACAGTTCGGTATGACAGTGGTGTGCCCAAAGGCTTCTCTGAATGCACAATTTGTCAAGCCTTGAAACAGTTCAGGAGGCAAAAGTGGGTCCGACCCGGTTCTAGCTAGATGTACCCAATAAGATGCTGTA
This window of the Paramormyrops kingsleyae isolate MSU_618 chromosome 1, PKINGS_0.4, whole genome shotgun sequence genome carries:
- the LOC111841609 gene encoding transmembrane inner ear expressed protein-like → MVRHQLPSSPPTFLHSMAMLLSLYTSTVAAQVLDPEFFTTRPTKKKTEPVTSETVVFWGLRLWQVIGVFSIFVLSIIITLCCIFKCRIPRTKKEIEARQAKRQAAKKYANTLESVPPLSEVTETPGGTVDSIPLQTVSGDVQARSSNQLPVVREEEEGIPTS